Proteins found in one Paenibacillus borealis genomic segment:
- a CDS encoding SDR family oxidoreductase has protein sequence MSPNIAKKQRFLGKTAIITGAGSGIGRAAAIQLAREGANVALFDLVNERTSILEQKLNKLRKDCALAIDVDTSDAGRMEEAVRKTVEHFGGLDIVFANAGINGAVGPIEELSVSDWEKTISVNLTGTFLTLKYSIPHLKEKGKGSIIITSSINGNSRFASFGWSPYSTTKAGQVAFAKMAALELAKFKIRVNVICPGAISTNIDESTEFNEDVESIVIPIEFPEGAQPLADGPGKPENVADLVAFLASDESIHITGAQIVIDGAESLLS, from the coding sequence ATGAGCCCAAATATAGCTAAAAAGCAGCGTTTTCTCGGAAAAACAGCCATAATTACAGGTGCGGGCTCGGGGATCGGCAGAGCGGCAGCGATTCAGCTGGCGCGCGAAGGCGCTAATGTTGCGTTATTCGATCTGGTGAACGAACGTACCTCGATTCTGGAGCAGAAGCTGAACAAGCTGCGCAAGGACTGTGCATTAGCCATTGATGTGGATACTTCGGATGCAGGGCGGATGGAGGAAGCAGTGCGCAAGACGGTGGAGCATTTCGGGGGGCTGGATATTGTCTTTGCGAATGCTGGAATTAACGGCGCTGTCGGCCCGATTGAGGAGCTGAGTGTCAGCGATTGGGAGAAGACCATCTCTGTTAACCTGACCGGGACTTTCCTTACCCTTAAATACAGTATTCCCCACCTGAAGGAGAAGGGCAAAGGCAGCATCATTATCACCAGCTCGATTAACGGCAACAGCAGATTCGCCAGCTTCGGCTGGTCACCATACAGCACAACCAAGGCAGGCCAAGTGGCGTTTGCGAAGATGGCCGCACTGGAGCTGGCCAAGTTCAAAATCCGCGTGAATGTCATTTGCCCGGGAGCAATATCCACGAATATCGATGAAAGCACAGAGTTCAATGAGGATGTGGAATCGATCGTGATTCCGATTGAATTCCCCGAAGGTGCACAGCCGCTTGCTGACGGACCTGGTAAGCCGGAGAATGTGGCTGATCTGGTTGCATTCCTGGCTTCGGATGAGTCGATCCATATTACCGGTGCGCAGATTGTTATTGATGGTGCGGAGTCATTGTTATCTTAA